From the Anguilla rostrata isolate EN2019 chromosome 12, ASM1855537v3, whole genome shotgun sequence genome, the window CACCTAGGTAATTGGCTCGGACCGACGACAGAACACTGCAACCGGAAAGAACTAGAGAAGTTTGAATTCTGCAGAATAGTTACTATGTAGCTAAAGTTACAAAAGTGTCAAGGGACACGTAATGAATggacagtgtgttgtgttttttcatttaccGTAATATACATCACGGAATAGAAAGACGATTTCAAACCAAAGTTCAGAACTCGCTCGTCAAGGTTACAAGAAAATCCTGAAAATTGACATGCATGTGACATATCCGGAAAATTTAGCGAAGTTAATTTACCTTGTGGCAAATAATCTGAAGTAAAAGTTACTGGATAACTATATGCTAGCTAGCGAAGTAGTTGATCTCGTTTTATCGATTTGCTTCTTAATGACGTGTTACAGATGCACACGTAGAACAAAGATTAGGCTGAGCTTCGAAGCGGCTAACCGTGGCGAGAGGGCGTCTTTGGTTCCTGGCCGCCGATAACCttgcaaattaaatgtaaagATGTCGAAAGGGAGAAGGTACAGGGCGGCTCCTGCCAACAACGGCGGGGGGCTTTCCGTCTGTGACCAGGTGTGGAAACCTCGGCCACGCGTGCTgttgtgttgcctgtgtgtggtcCTCTCCGTGACGCTGCTGTTGGGGATTTACTTGTCCAACGACACGATCGGTACAAACGTGCGTGTCCACTCTGCAGACCTTACAAAAGAAAAGGTATGATTGTAACTCGGACATCAGTGTTGTTTTAAACTTCTGTGGCACGGACAGAATTCCCAGGATTTCTGGTGTGTACATCTGAAGATTTCAAGTCCAGTCATACATTCTGTTTAGTGGGTCTGTCTTACTGCCATGAATATACTGCTATGTTAtgaaattaatacaaaataatttactaCGAACTTAATGTTCTGTATATTGTTCAATTTTTGGTggtattttaaattgaaaatgtaagaaataGGCTATTCTTTGAGtctgttttaatgttatttgggaaatatattattaaatctGACATTATTCATATCATGGAATGTCCACACAAACTGCTCTGTTTGGTGGTTATATTACAGGTAATTACTGCCCTGACTACTGCCTGTTGTACACTTATAAAAGTAATTATTGTTGTACTcatataaaagtaaatataCATTGGTCACCATATTCAATATTGCACCAGTTTGTATGACAGATGGTCATGTATATGCATATTCAATAGGTAGGTGTCCAGTCATTTTAGATTGCTTGTGGGTGGAATCTGACAGTCAGTGATTATAATAGCCATTTGTATTGCACACCACTTTGTTTTGGATGTTATGAAGGAGCTGTAATTATGTCACAATAATCCTGTCTttcttctctcactccctctgtggtctctgtccctctttcttccATATCCCCTCTCCATCCTTTTCTGTCTCACACACCTCATTCTAACCTTTCATCCTCTCCTATCCATCCCGTCCTCTCGATcccactcttctctctctcccgtcttccccctctctctgtccttatcccacccttctctctctcccgtcttccccctctctctccttatctTTCCCCCATCTTCTCCCACCGCTCTCTGCTTTGCtgtgtctttccctctcctctgccgaccactccctcccccctcctcctctctctcctccctctctctccctcccccctccctcccctctctccccctctccctctctctccctctgccttcctcctctcctccctccctcccctctctcccctctccctctctctcctcgccgctctctctccccctcgtcttctcaccctctctcccctcccctctccccctcactctccctcccctctccctctcccctgtctctccctctctccctctcctcctctctccctctccctcgctccagTTGTCTCATAAGCCCAGTAAGCTGTCCTCGGCGCAGGTGCGGCGGCTGGCATCTCGGGTGGATCGGGGGCGGCTGTGGGAGGCTCACCTGCGGCCCATCCTGGTGGAGCGCTTGCCGGGCACGGCGGGCAGCCAGGCCGTGCGCCAGGTGAGAGAGCAGCATGGCCGCCCACTCCACAGCCTCACCGGGCGCGCGGCCGTCAGGGTCCCATTCAGCTGCACAGACGGCCGTTTGTGATTAATACGTTGGAATTCCTTCTACaagctttcatttaaaaaagataatggcaataaaataatagaTAGACAGTTTATATTTGCATAAGAAGAACACGGGCTGTACatagaataattaaatgaatgaaagaacaaCGCTCAGGTGAAAACTTCCAgaacctgctctctctctctcctcactcctctctctctctcctccttttctctgtcttttcacaccctccctctctcctcttccccttcctcGTTCAGCACATCTCCTCTCAGCTGGGTTCCCTGTCCGCCGGCTGGTCTGTGGAGGTGGACTCCTTCCCGTCGCCCACCCCTCGCGGTCAGGTGACCTTCTCCAACATCCTGGCCGTGCTGGACCCCCAGGCCCCCCGCCGGCTGGTGCTGGCCTGCCACTATGACTCCAAGTCCCTCCCGCCGCCCCCCGACGACCCGCAGCGGGTCTTTTTGGGGGCCAGTGACTCGGCTGTCCCCTGCGCCATGATGCTGGAGCTGGTCACCGCCCTGGACGTGCAGCTCAAAGCCCTCACACAGCAGGTGGGGACGGCGCTGCAGGACACACCCCTTAGCAACGGTTGTCAGACGTGAGATTAGGAGACTTGAGCATTAACTCAGATTCAGCTCTGTAAGGATCCAGTGTGGCACCAGcgtagtgtaatggttagggaactggacttgcaactcttgaggttgcaggtttgattcccactgatattgtacccttgagcaaggtacttgaattgcttcagtaaatattgagCTCTATAAATGGATTCTTGgtaaaaagaatgtaagctgtgtaagttgctctggataagagtgtgttttaattgctgaaaatgtaatgtaatgccactTAAGGGGAGGAGACTGGCTTCAGACTGGCTGGTAGCcagttttacataaaaaaaagaaaagattggCTTTCATTCCACTTGCTTGCAGAAATAGCCATTGTTGCCATGAACTGGGCCTTGTTAAATTTCAGTAGGGCAGGGCATTATCCCTTGATGTGAGTTTGTAGTTAAAGAGGAAGATTTGAATAGCATTTACCAGTGACTGCTAGTGTTTGAAGTATatttaattcacatttataGGCCGCTGTCCCTGTTGTTTACTGAACTAGATTATATTGtggaaatgtaattaacattcttgctgttttttaatttgtctGGCCCTCCTAGTTCTTACTTAGACAGAGTATTTGATCAGTGTTTCGTGTGTCGCTATTGTTCGAATGCTGGCCAGCCATTGTCTGTTAGCGCTGTTGAGCTTGAGACTAGTTCCAGCTGGCTGATGTGTTgtaagggggaaaaacaaaaaaagaaatttgcgCAACTTTAGGGAAGGGCGGGTCTATAACTCATACATTGAGAGCCGTTGGGTGTTTTAGATTGAGCGAGTGAAAAAAAGGAGGAATGGGTAGAAAAGAAAGGAGCTGGAAGGATTAACAGGAAGGAAAGCAgctgggagagaggaagggaaagagtAAGTGGACACGGCAGAGAGCCTGAAGTAAAGAAGAAAGAACTGAGGTACTAGATGCCTCTTCCTGTCTGCAGAGGGTCTCTCCGGGGAAAATGCCAAGCTCAGCTCTCTGGAGATTTGGCCTGTAATATGTACAGactgttctgattggccaattctCCTGAACTATGCAGATGTGCAGGTGTTCATACTGAGGCAGAGACATTTCACCAGGCTGAATTGCTGCTTTGCTGCTTGCACTCTAAGAAACCAACACAAAACTACAGACCCAGATTCTCTGTGTCATATAAAAGACAATAAAGGGAATTTTTGGTGGCTTGTCCTGTTATCTTACTTAAATCTTTCTGTGACAATGAGcccctgtccatctctctctctctctctctctctctctgtagaagGCTCCAGTGACTCTCCAGCTGGTGTTTTTTGACGGTGAGGAGGCGTTTGAGGAGTGGACGGCCACAGACTCCCTGTACGGCTCTCGCCACCTGGCTGAGCTCATGGCCCACACTCCCTACCCGCCTGGGTCCCCCCACAACACACTGCTGCAGGCTGTGGTGAGgacctgtgtgtgagcgtgtgtgagcgtgtgtgcgtgtgtgtgtgcgtgcgtgcgtgcgtgcgtgcgtgtgtgtgtgtgcgtgcgtgtgtgtgtgtgtgcgtgcgtgtgtgtgtgtgtgagcatgtttgtgcgtgtgtgtgtgtgtgagcatgtttgtgcgtgtgtgtgtgtgcatgtgtgtgtgagcatgtttgtgcatgtgtgtgtgtgggtgtgtgtgagcatgtttgtgcatgtgtgtgtgtgtgtgtgtgtgtgtgagcatgtttgtgcatgtgtgtgtgcgtgtgtgtgtgtgtgcatgtgtgtgtgagcgtgtgtgtgcgcgtgtgtgcgtgtgtgtgcgtgtgtgtgtgtgcgcgtgtgtgagcgtgtgcgagcgtgtgtgtgtgtgggtgtgtgctgtagGCTCGCTCACTTGTCCTCCTGTTTTTGCACTCAGGACCTCTTTGTTCTGCTGGACCTAATCGGTGGTGTAGACCCGCTGTTTGTCAATCACTTCGATAACACCGCCCGCTGGTTCGACCGCCTCATCGCCGCGGGTGGGTGACCTCCATctaatgtgcattttattttttcttctcttcaaGATTATTGTTTCGTTTTGTGGCTTTTTGTCCAAGTGCTCGCACCATAGACGCGTGTATAAATAAAACGAGGGATCTGTTCTCAGTGAGGGAGAGAATAGAAGGTGGGAAAAGACAGGAAGCTGAAAGAGGGGAAGATGGAGAGCCTCCCTCTCTGGTGCTGAAGCAGCTGTTTGGAGAACCAGAGCTGGTCTGCTTTTGTAACTTTGTAACTTAAATCTGTTTGTATCTCATCCCAATGTTTCACCACTCTCTTcccttgttttttctttctctctccctccctctctctctttctctttcccccctccctctctctctctctttctttcttctctctctctctctctctccccccccccccccccccccagaaaagaGACTGCACAAGCTGGGCCTGctctcctcccaccccagtgagcAGAGCTACTTCAGGAAGGACTTTTACCTGGGCCCTGTTCAGGACGACCACATGCCTTTCCTACAGAGGGGTGAGGGCCCTGCCACTGACACGAGCATCTactgacacgcacacaggcacactcacatgagcacacacatacagacgcacagacaTGAGCACACACTTGCATTGACTCAGTTCAGTGACACAAAAATGCACTGATGCAGGCATATGCTGACACAAATGGACTAATGCACTAACACAAGTGAAGTTTCACACAGAGAGATTCACTGCCACAAACGCACAGCGACAGACATGTTTATTATTAACCATTTGGACCGTACGGTCACACAGGTGTTACAGCACTGGAGTGGTCCCTGAAGCGTACGGTCACACCAGCGTGATTAGAACATCTGTCTACAAATGACGCATTTGtgagcatttatttgtttatgctgATGTCTTCACTTGCTCAGAAGTGGCAACTGTTAAGAGTTGGAAAAAACATACTAGGCTATACAGTTAGATAATGTTAGACTGTTAACAAAGCTGTTAAAATGAGCTAACTACAGGCTGGCAGAAAGCAGAACGTACAGTAAACAATCCAAGAGCAATTATAATTTACAATGCATCACATCACGGGTAAACCCACCAGTGATCAA encodes:
- the qpctla gene encoding glutaminyl-peptide cyclotransferase-like a, with protein sequence MSKGRRYRAAPANNGGGLSVCDQVWKPRPRVLLCCLCVVLSVTLLLGIYLSNDTIGTNVRVHSADLTKEKLSHKPSKLSSAQVRRLASRVDRGRLWEAHLRPILVERLPGTAGSQAVRQHISSQLGSLSAGWSVEVDSFPSPTPRGQVTFSNILAVLDPQAPRRLVLACHYDSKSLPPPPDDPQRVFLGASDSAVPCAMMLELVTALDVQLKALTQQKAPVTLQLVFFDGEEAFEEWTATDSLYGSRHLAELMAHTPYPPGSPHNTLLQAVDLFVLLDLIGGVDPLFVNHFDNTARWFDRLIAAEKRLHKLGLLSSHPSEQSYFRKDFYLGPVQDDHMPFLQRGVPVLHIITTPFPSFWHTLDDTEENMHPPTVENLTKILAVFLAEYLGL